The following proteins are co-located in the Deinococcus yavapaiensis KR-236 genome:
- the drmC gene encoding DISARM system phospholipase D-like protein DrmC, with product MTIHTTSALWAAVARVATTLPIERVEQLAGFVQRAPGPRAIANALPGVPSDAVTALGVVWKDVPTSGAELASALRAAAATASAARRATDVSLAWTGPTTTFLSVRHTERVLVELVDAARERVFVASYVAYDVPSVVAALDGACARGVNVSILLETSAAKGGSLSVDSIEKMRAAVPRATLYEWNPTRRVGAVHAKAVVVDGAACLVTSANLTTAALERNMELGVTIRGGRVPEQLDRHFRALVDTCVLVRA from the coding sequence GTGACGATCCACACGACGAGCGCCTTGTGGGCGGCAGTGGCGCGCGTCGCCACGACGCTGCCGATCGAGCGTGTCGAGCAACTCGCCGGCTTCGTGCAACGCGCGCCCGGACCGCGCGCGATCGCGAACGCGCTGCCAGGCGTGCCGTCCGACGCCGTGACGGCCCTTGGTGTCGTGTGGAAGGACGTGCCGACGTCCGGCGCGGAACTCGCGAGCGCGCTGCGCGCCGCGGCCGCCACGGCGAGCGCGGCGCGGCGCGCGACGGACGTGTCGCTCGCGTGGACGGGCCCGACCACGACGTTCTTGTCGGTGCGGCACACGGAACGCGTGCTGGTCGAACTCGTCGACGCCGCGCGCGAGCGCGTCTTCGTGGCGAGTTACGTGGCGTACGACGTGCCGAGCGTCGTGGCCGCGCTCGACGGCGCGTGCGCGCGCGGCGTGAACGTGTCGATCTTGCTGGAGACGTCCGCCGCCAAAGGAGGAAGCTTGTCGGTCGATTCGATCGAGAAGATGCGCGCCGCCGTGCCGCGCGCGACGTTGTACGAATGGAACCCCACGCGTCGCGTCGGTGCGGTGCACGCGAAGGCCGTCGTCGTGGACGGCGCGGCTTGCCTCGTGACGAGCGCGAACCTCACGACGGCCGCGTTGGAGCGCAACATGGAACTCGGCGTGACGATTCGCGGCGGGCGGGTGCCGGAGCAGCTCGATCGGCACTTCCGCGCGCTCGTCGACACGTGCGTGCTCGTTCGAGCTTGA
- a CDS encoding helix-turn-helix domain-containing protein — translation MIDPTKTYLTVAGVAKMLSVHENTVYRWIRAGRLRSYYVGASVRVSQTQLDEFCKLRTRRNARRRRS, via the coding sequence ATGATCGACCCCACGAAAACCTACCTCACCGTTGCCGGCGTCGCGAAGATGTTGAGCGTCCACGAAAACACGGTCTACCGCTGGATCCGCGCGGGCCGCCTCAGAAGTTATTACGTCGGCGCCTCCGTGCGCGTCTCGCAAACGCAGCTCGACGAGTTCTGCAAATTGCGCACGCGCCGCAACGCCCGCCGCCGCCGCTCCTGA
- a CDS encoding HNH endonuclease has protein sequence MKIANLAYFDEANGGGGLRGGGKGDRVVWDTYAHRSEELRRLTDVVRGAREDVPPLVDVDEGFPEGRIVERLHKSRERSRTLVRAKLADVSAKTGRLACEACGFDFEATYGDAARGMAECHHRVPLSAIGQSKTTLADLAVVCANCHRYLHRVRPMPTVEELRLALASHGT, from the coding sequence GTGAAGATCGCGAACTTGGCGTACTTCGACGAAGCGAACGGTGGAGGTGGTTTGCGTGGTGGAGGAAAGGGAGACCGAGTCGTGTGGGACACGTACGCGCATCGCTCAGAGGAGTTGAGACGCTTGACCGACGTCGTGCGCGGCGCCCGAGAGGACGTCCCGCCGCTCGTCGACGTCGACGAAGGCTTCCCCGAAGGCAGGATCGTCGAACGACTGCATAAAAGCCGCGAACGAAGCCGCACGCTGGTGCGTGCCAAGCTGGCGGACGTGAGTGCGAAGACCGGACGGTTGGCGTGCGAAGCGTGCGGCTTCGACTTCGAAGCGACGTACGGCGATGCGGCGCGAGGAATGGCCGAATGTCATCATCGTGTGCCGTTGAGCGCGATCGGGCAGAGCAAGACGACGCTCGCGGACCTCGCGGTCGTATGCGCGAACTGCCATCGCTACTTGCACCGCGTTCGACCGATGCCCACCGTCGAGGAGTTGCGGTTGGCTCTCGCGTCGCACGGCACTTGA
- a CDS encoding zinc ribbon domain-containing protein produces the protein MSYTLYIGHRLRPHPSQLPHLDRQFEVSDLAWQALRARAALDRTDFDLDALLRDAERADATTCVLRDPPNRRGWLRDLARHHGWTHDVGSDVIDGVARAFGQVIGALEPGARLRDLPRAHPDEPLDVGNLARPLFDDAVELLGVEGLVPAAAYVWPVAADRVVRAWRAQSFDRLRDERADLERRLTTGDVDANVELLRHLARHPYEPPRVEEAATTAEGGVRLAWANRATLRRMPSPSGPIYHVSWGFEVLEVPEPRHPGMIGVDPGMLNLVTTAGEHVVSRVPTVLPAALRLDVPVPRAPGVRRTHDERVARLKRDAVLFRTVRPAFEAATSLLLDHEEVAIEDTDYAGFRRRESPYAEWADALGSKVYVRYAADLVRARGGRVELVDPRDTSTTCAACGTPGAMKYWAREGRCVCCGAREHRDVNAARVIRERARGTHAQRSR, from the coding sequence TTGTCATACACGCTGTACATCGGACATCGCCTCCGGCCGCACCCGAGTCAACTTCCTCACCTCGATCGTCAATTCGAGGTTTCCGATCTCGCGTGGCAAGCACTTCGCGCGCGAGCGGCGCTCGACCGCACCGACTTCGACCTCGACGCCCTGCTGCGCGACGCGGAGCGCGCCGACGCCACGACCTGCGTTCTGCGCGACCCGCCGAATCGCCGCGGGTGGTTGCGTGATCTCGCGCGCCATCATGGCTGGACCCACGACGTGGGCAGCGACGTGATCGACGGCGTGGCGCGCGCGTTCGGGCAGGTGATCGGCGCTCTCGAACCGGGTGCGCGCTTGCGAGACCTGCCGCGCGCACACCCCGACGAACCACTCGACGTCGGGAACCTCGCTCGGCCGCTCTTCGACGATGCCGTGGAGTTGCTGGGCGTCGAAGGCCTCGTGCCCGCCGCGGCGTACGTTTGGCCGGTCGCTGCCGACCGTGTCGTGCGCGCGTGGCGCGCTCAGAGCTTCGATCGCCTGCGAGACGAGCGCGCCGACTTGGAGCGTCGCCTGACGACTGGTGACGTCGACGCGAACGTCGAGTTGCTGCGGCACCTCGCTCGTCATCCGTACGAGCCGCCTCGCGTCGAAGAGGCCGCGACGACGGCCGAGGGGGGCGTGCGCCTCGCGTGGGCGAACCGCGCGACGTTGCGCCGCATGCCGTCCCCGAGCGGTCCGATCTACCACGTCTCGTGGGGGTTCGAGGTGCTCGAAGTTCCCGAACCGCGCCACCCCGGCATGATCGGCGTGGATCCGGGCATGCTCAACCTCGTGACGACCGCCGGCGAGCACGTCGTGAGCCGCGTTCCGACCGTGCTGCCCGCGGCGCTGCGGCTCGACGTGCCCGTACCGCGCGCGCCGGGCGTCCGCCGTACGCACGACGAGCGCGTCGCCCGCCTCAAGCGCGACGCCGTGCTGTTTCGCACCGTGCGGCCCGCCTTCGAAGCGGCGACGTCGTTGCTGTTGGATCACGAGGAGGTCGCCATTGAGGACACGGATTACGCTGGATTTCGCCGGCGGGAATCGCCGTACGCCGAGTGGGCCGACGCGCTCGGGTCGAAGGTGTACGTGCGGTACGCCGCCGACCTCGTGCGCGCGCGCGGCGGTCGCGTGGAACTCGTCGATCCGCGCGACACGTCGACGACGTGCGCAGCGTGCGGCACACCCGGCGCCATGAAGTACTGGGCTCGCGAAGGGCGTTGCGTATGCTGTGGGGCGCGGGAGCACCGTGACGTGAACGCCGCGCGCGTCATTCGCGAACGCGCGAGGGGCACGCATGCCCAACGATCGCGTTGA
- the drmA gene encoding DISARM system helicase DrmA: MTNEARRRGGALERPPRIPSAWLASLDAFTRLDEHTLALPGDRERWRDVGEGDAVLVAEEHGEEWRVVHVGRVYRVRSTSAETTLYFDVSRRVDGEPSLASLGFDGHDPRVLVARVDQAAFAKAVRDATGAAWETLPTSDDQAYVRELLRLALVDDLLGPADGPHEEIVEMSVRDRYLVGKLAPVDVIANPVATLDADEDAGAPIDLRPLEGVAADPGQALEGASGRPNPEEEASELDASRNASIVPSSFGLTFCVDADATHVEVEATWGRYERRESERQTDPRTQRPMRAWKRIPSGGKFALSLDGAMIEPIAPDPACPGVVVRGRVRLSPNGRDRLVTLFLVNTQREPDANVDAAWLFQPELVVRDLGRDGSFRRRPPLEEDGTDAERAALAMLYREHVEFAVGHGVAVAARVSLFDFERATEVRTRVMPSYEVPITETPPLDGVPSDFLDMRRLAAMDRETLVAGFDAFVASYTAWIAAQRARIATDVAGWEDTANAALERCEHVRDRLREGVDVLRHDDAALEAFRFANLAMADQRVRSIFALRRRRGETLTVGDVDVPRNHSWRAFQLAFVLLGVPSLANPAHKDRTSDVDAEADLLWFPTGGGKTEAYLGVAAFAMAMRRLRPDLGELDGSRGLSVIMRYTLRLLTMQQFQRASALICAMERLRAAEPTVWGRSPFRIGLWVGQKSTPNTVKEAHEAIQAERNGKRPRAASPAQLTTCPWCGAEIDPKRDVVVDAEQGATSLYCSDVVDACPFADTNGPGLPVVVVDEELYHRPPSMLIATVDKFAMMAWKGQVRTLFGRVEAECPRHGLLWPDSECNGAHPVKGKLPATTVRKVRQIRPPDLIIQDEFHLISGPLGTMVGLYETAVDALCSWRLGDATVRPKVLASTATVRKAEEQVNGVFLRRATVFPPHGVDVGDNFFSRRTPTSEKPGRSYLGVCAPGSSKPAMLIRVYVALLTGAQALFERFGAAADPYMTLVGYFNALRELGGMKRLCEDDVQTRSFRVSMSAIERPGLVQRSVREVVELTSRVSNRDIPLTLDRLETKHKTAWSKGEARAVDVVLATNMLSVGVDVNRLGLMAVNGQPKTTAEYIQATSRVGRSSPGLVVTVLSWSRPRDLSHYETFEHYHATFYQHVEAQSVTPFAPRALDRGLTGTLVSFARLGGRELNANVGAGALDDVTRAEAVEATALVARRAGLVTGKHAASDDARDMTRARFDLWVREAKRPGRDLGYQEGTGTVAALLQSPSAATWTETTVPMSMREVEPSVRLVMDKSKAHDGPAWRAALTEDEGVEA, from the coding sequence ATGACGAACGAAGCAAGGCGACGGGGCGGCGCGCTCGAACGTCCCCCTCGAATTCCGAGCGCGTGGCTCGCGAGCCTTGACGCCTTCACGCGGCTCGACGAGCACACGTTGGCATTGCCGGGCGACCGCGAGCGGTGGCGCGATGTGGGCGAAGGCGACGCGGTCCTCGTGGCCGAGGAGCACGGCGAGGAGTGGCGCGTGGTCCACGTGGGCCGCGTGTACCGCGTGCGGTCCACGAGCGCAGAGACGACCTTGTACTTCGACGTGTCGCGCCGCGTGGACGGCGAGCCGTCGCTGGCGTCGCTCGGTTTCGACGGGCACGATCCGCGCGTCCTCGTGGCACGCGTGGACCAGGCGGCGTTCGCGAAGGCGGTGCGCGACGCCACGGGCGCGGCGTGGGAAACGCTGCCGACGAGCGACGATCAGGCGTACGTGCGCGAGCTGCTGCGACTCGCGCTCGTCGACGACTTGCTCGGCCCGGCCGACGGGCCGCACGAGGAGATCGTCGAGATGAGCGTGCGCGACCGGTACCTCGTCGGGAAGCTCGCGCCCGTCGACGTGATCGCGAATCCCGTCGCGACGCTCGACGCCGACGAGGACGCTGGCGCGCCGATCGACTTGCGGCCGCTCGAAGGCGTCGCGGCGGACCCCGGGCAGGCGTTGGAGGGCGCGTCGGGCCGCCCGAATCCCGAGGAGGAAGCGTCGGAGCTCGACGCGTCGCGCAACGCGTCCATCGTGCCGTCGTCGTTCGGCTTGACCTTCTGCGTGGACGCGGACGCGACGCACGTGGAAGTCGAAGCGACGTGGGGACGGTACGAACGCCGCGAAAGCGAACGGCAAACCGACCCTCGAACGCAACGCCCGATGCGGGCGTGGAAGCGGATTCCATCGGGCGGGAAGTTCGCCTTGAGCTTGGACGGCGCGATGATCGAGCCGATCGCGCCGGACCCGGCGTGCCCGGGCGTCGTCGTGCGCGGTCGCGTGCGCCTCTCGCCGAACGGTCGCGACCGCCTCGTGACGCTGTTCCTCGTGAACACGCAACGCGAGCCCGACGCGAACGTGGACGCCGCGTGGCTCTTCCAACCCGAACTCGTCGTGCGCGACCTCGGCCGCGACGGATCGTTCCGGCGCCGCCCGCCCTTGGAGGAGGACGGCACGGACGCGGAGCGCGCGGCGCTCGCGATGCTGTACCGCGAACACGTGGAGTTCGCCGTGGGGCACGGCGTGGCCGTCGCGGCGCGCGTGTCGCTGTTCGATTTCGAGCGCGCGACGGAAGTGCGGACGCGGGTGATGCCGAGCTACGAAGTGCCGATCACGGAGACGCCGCCGCTCGACGGCGTGCCGAGCGACTTCCTGGACATGCGCCGCCTCGCGGCGATGGACCGCGAGACGCTCGTCGCGGGCTTCGACGCCTTCGTCGCGTCGTACACGGCTTGGATCGCGGCGCAGCGCGCGAGGATCGCCACCGACGTCGCGGGCTGGGAGGACACGGCGAACGCCGCGCTGGAGCGGTGCGAGCACGTGCGCGACCGCCTGAGGGAAGGCGTGGACGTGCTGCGGCACGACGACGCCGCCCTTGAGGCCTTTCGCTTCGCGAACCTCGCGATGGCCGATCAGCGCGTTCGTTCCATCTTCGCGTTGCGTCGCCGCCGCGGCGAGACGTTGACGGTGGGGGACGTGGACGTGCCGCGCAACCACTCGTGGCGTGCGTTCCAGTTGGCGTTCGTGCTGCTCGGCGTGCCGTCGCTCGCGAACCCGGCGCACAAGGACCGCACGAGCGACGTGGACGCCGAGGCGGATTTGCTGTGGTTCCCGACGGGCGGCGGGAAGACCGAGGCGTACCTTGGCGTGGCGGCGTTCGCGATGGCGATGCGCCGCCTTCGCCCCGACCTCGGCGAACTCGACGGTTCGCGTGGCTTGTCGGTGATCATGCGGTACACGCTGCGGTTGCTGACGATGCAGCAATTTCAACGAGCGAGCGCGTTGATCTGCGCGATGGAGCGCTTGCGCGCGGCCGAGCCGACCGTGTGGGGTCGCTCGCCGTTCCGCATCGGTCTGTGGGTCGGGCAGAAGAGCACCCCGAACACCGTGAAGGAAGCGCACGAGGCGATTCAGGCCGAGAGAAACGGCAAGCGGCCGCGCGCCGCGAGCCCCGCGCAACTCACGACGTGTCCGTGGTGCGGCGCGGAGATCGACCCGAAACGCGACGTCGTGGTGGACGCCGAGCAGGGCGCGACGAGCTTGTACTGTTCGGACGTGGTCGACGCGTGCCCCTTCGCCGACACGAACGGGCCCGGGCTGCCGGTCGTGGTGGTCGACGAGGAGCTGTACCACCGCCCGCCGTCCATGCTGATCGCGACGGTCGACAAATTCGCGATGATGGCATGGAAAGGGCAGGTGCGCACGCTGTTCGGACGCGTGGAAGCCGAGTGCCCGCGGCACGGGTTGTTGTGGCCGGACTCGGAGTGCAACGGCGCCCACCCCGTCAAAGGGAAGCTACCGGCGACGACGGTGCGCAAAGTCCGGCAGATTCGCCCGCCGGACTTGATCATCCAAGACGAGTTCCACCTCATCTCGGGCCCACTCGGGACCATGGTGGGGCTGTACGAGACGGCGGTGGACGCGTTGTGCTCGTGGCGCCTGGGCGACGCCACCGTGCGCCCGAAGGTACTCGCGTCGACCGCGACGGTGCGCAAAGCCGAAGAGCAAGTCAACGGGGTGTTCCTGAGGCGCGCGACCGTCTTCCCGCCGCACGGCGTGGACGTCGGCGACAACTTCTTCTCGCGTCGAACGCCGACGAGCGAGAAGCCCGGGCGCTCGTACCTCGGCGTGTGCGCGCCCGGCTCGTCGAAACCCGCGATGCTCATCCGCGTGTACGTCGCGCTCCTCACGGGCGCGCAAGCCCTCTTCGAACGCTTCGGCGCGGCGGCCGACCCGTACATGACTCTCGTGGGGTACTTCAACGCTCTGCGGGAGCTCGGCGGCATGAAGCGCTTGTGCGAGGACGACGTGCAGACGCGCTCGTTCCGCGTCAGCATGAGCGCCATCGAACGGCCGGGCCTCGTGCAGCGGTCCGTGCGCGAAGTCGTGGAGCTCACGTCGCGCGTGTCGAACCGCGACATCCCGCTCACCTTGGATCGCTTGGAGACGAAGCACAAGACGGCGTGGTCGAAAGGCGAGGCGCGCGCCGTGGACGTCGTGCTCGCCACGAACATGCTCTCCGTCGGCGTGGACGTGAACCGCCTCGGCCTCATGGCCGTGAACGGTCAACCGAAGACCACCGCCGAGTACATCCAAGCGACGAGCCGCGTCGGCCGCTCATCGCCCGGCCTGGTCGTGACGGTGCTGTCGTGGTCGCGTCCGCGAGATTTGTCGCACTACGAGACCTTCGAGCATTACCACGCGACGTTCTACCAGCACGTCGAAGCGCAGTCCGTCACGCCGTTCGCGCCGCGCGCCCTCGACCGCGGGCTCACGGGCACGCTCGTGAGCTTCGCGCGCCTCGGGGGCCGGGAGCTCAACGCGAACGTCGGCGCGGGCGCGCTCGACGACGTGACGCGCGCGGAAGCCGTGGAGGCGACGGCGCTCGTCGCGCGGCGCGCCGGTCTCGTGACCGGCAAGCACGCGGCGAGCGACGACGCGCGCGACATGACGCGCGCGCGCTTCGATCTCTGGGTGCGCGAAGCGAAGCGGCCCGGGCGCGACCTCGGGTACCAGGAAGGCACGGGTACCGTCGCGGCGTTGTTGCAGTCGCCGAGCGCCGCGACGTGGACGGAGACGACCGTGCCGATGTCGATGCGCGAAGTCGAGCCGAGCGTGCGCCTCGTGATGGACAAGTCCAAAGCGCACGACGGCCCCGCGTGGCGCGCCGCGCTCACCGAGGACGAAGGAGTCGAAGCATGA
- a CDS encoding DNA cytosine methyltransferase: MPTPPSHPDPRPHRNSTVVDLFCGVGGLTHGFVAEGFHVAAGLDVDSSCRHAYEANNAGATFLEKSVDDPSVPDLLRDLYPRGRTKILVGCAPCQPFSSNNTKGKQTGDWRLLGVFGDLVAAVEPDVVSMENVSRLATFRGGEVFRGFVSKLEDLGYHVAWDDVHGPDHGVPQRRKRLLLLASRLGPIEFEPPSRSPDTYRTVRDTIGALRPLRAGERDLADPLHWAAGLTQRNLERIRASKPNGSWRDWDEHLVADCHRKASGKSFPSVYGRMAWDEPSPTITTQFYGFGNGRFGHPEQDRAISLREGALLQTFPPGYEFVPPEGPWTFEHIGRHIGNAVPPEVGRVVARSIAAHLDATAASTEAASRGLVVQ; encoded by the coding sequence GTGCCGACTCCTCCTTCTCACCCCGACCCACGTCCTCATCGGAACAGCACGGTCGTCGACCTCTTCTGCGGCGTCGGCGGCCTCACGCACGGCTTCGTCGCCGAAGGCTTCCACGTCGCCGCCGGCCTGGACGTGGATTCGTCGTGTCGACACGCGTACGAAGCGAACAACGCGGGCGCCACCTTCTTGGAGAAGAGCGTCGACGATCCGAGCGTGCCCGACTTGCTGCGCGACCTCTACCCGCGAGGGCGCACGAAAATCCTCGTGGGGTGCGCGCCGTGCCAGCCGTTCTCGTCGAACAACACGAAAGGAAAGCAGACGGGCGATTGGCGGTTGCTCGGTGTGTTCGGCGACCTCGTCGCGGCCGTCGAACCGGACGTCGTGTCGATGGAGAACGTGTCGCGCCTCGCGACCTTCCGCGGCGGCGAGGTCTTCCGCGGTTTCGTGTCGAAGTTGGAAGACCTCGGCTACCACGTCGCGTGGGACGACGTGCACGGCCCCGACCACGGCGTGCCGCAGCGCCGCAAGCGTCTGCTGCTGCTCGCGTCGCGTCTCGGTCCGATCGAGTTCGAACCGCCTTCCCGCTCGCCCGACACGTACCGCACGGTTCGCGACACGATCGGCGCGTTGCGTCCGCTGCGCGCCGGCGAACGCGACCTGGCCGACCCGTTGCATTGGGCGGCCGGGTTGACGCAGCGCAACTTGGAGCGCATTCGCGCGTCGAAACCCAACGGTTCGTGGCGCGATTGGGACGAACACCTCGTCGCCGACTGCCACCGCAAGGCCAGCGGCAAGTCCTTTCCGAGCGTGTACGGCCGCATGGCGTGGGACGAGCCATCCCCGACGATCACGACGCAGTTCTACGGGTTCGGCAACGGCCGCTTCGGCCATCCCGAGCAGGACCGCGCCATCTCGCTGCGCGAAGGCGCGCTGCTGCAGACGTTCCCGCCCGGGTACGAGTTCGTGCCGCCCGAAGGCCCGTGGACGTTCGAGCACATCGGTCGGCACATCGGCAACGCCGTTCCGCCCGAGGTCGGGCGCGTCGTCGCTCGGTCGATCGCGGCGCACCTCGACGCGACCGCGGCGTCGACGGAGGCCGCGTCACGCGGCCTCGTCGTCCAGTAA
- a CDS encoding very short patch repair endonuclease → MKTPMTREQIAARMANVRRADTGIEVTLRSALHRRGLRFRKNVKGLPGSPDIVFPRRKVAVFVDGDFWHGWRFEERGHKLKPFWREKVERNMERDRCNVADLQALGWRVLRVWEHEVEERLDDVVERVLRLLDDEAA, encoded by the coding sequence GTGAAGACACCGATGACCCGCGAGCAGATCGCGGCGCGCATGGCGAACGTGCGCCGCGCCGACACCGGCATCGAAGTGACGCTTCGATCCGCGTTGCATCGCCGCGGCCTTCGATTTCGCAAGAACGTCAAGGGGCTGCCCGGCTCGCCGGACATCGTATTCCCGCGCCGCAAAGTCGCCGTGTTCGTCGACGGCGACTTCTGGCACGGATGGCGATTCGAGGAGCGCGGTCACAAGCTCAAGCCGTTCTGGCGCGAGAAGGTCGAGCGGAACATGGAACGCGATCGCTGCAACGTCGCCGACCTCCAGGCGCTCGGGTGGCGGGTGCTTCGCGTCTGGGAGCACGAAGTCGAGGAGCGACTCGACGACGTCGTCGAACGCGTGCTGCGCTTACTGGACGACGAGGCCGCGTGA
- the drmB gene encoding DUF1998 domain-containing protein, producing MTKFTTAPVGTVRPSQLLWTYGPGALVDLPNLSVVTMGLDQWRESTCEVVDEPRLLAAVRRTLGPQVERLRKPPVADDDVDPLSAEAHQGVPVRPFPRWLRCVRCGLLGEFDSGLFDLDADAFRPERSSFVHTNCEKGKRSDAVPARFLLACENGHLDDFPWHWFVHGGPSDCGGTLRFFERGASLQTENLWVRCDTCEAAKSLAHAFGEEGRRALPACRGRHPHLDRYEDGCEARPRAVVLGATNTWFPVTLSALAIPLAEDKLGQFVEDAWEDLKDAEDASELRGVLKTLRKRGHFPALDALTTEEVWDAVERKRSGASTATSDAASTEDMKRPEWTVLTAAPAASSWPHFLSERVDVPTAFASTIASVSLVKRLREVNALLGFTRVDSPEEVLDVGARDRVASLTAARPRWVPASEVHGEGVFVRFDEAELRRWEARPAVRERDERLRRGHRGWRASRDLPPDAHYPGVRYAMLHSLAHLLIREFALECGYGAASIRERVYADADAASPMGGFLLYTAAADADGTLGGLVELGKPENLGRVLAQALRRARVCSSDPLCSEHDPGQDRSLHAAACHACEFVAETSCERGNRYLDRALLVPTFECVDAAFFGRA from the coding sequence ATGACGAAATTCACCACCGCGCCCGTCGGGACCGTGCGGCCCAGCCAGTTGCTGTGGACGTACGGGCCCGGCGCGCTCGTGGACTTGCCGAACTTGTCGGTCGTCACGATGGGCCTCGACCAGTGGCGCGAAAGCACATGCGAAGTCGTGGACGAACCGCGCCTCCTCGCGGCCGTGCGCCGCACCCTCGGGCCGCAAGTCGAGCGTCTTCGCAAACCGCCCGTCGCGGACGACGACGTGGACCCGTTGTCCGCGGAGGCGCACCAAGGCGTGCCGGTGCGACCGTTCCCGCGTTGGTTGCGTTGCGTGCGGTGCGGTCTGCTCGGCGAGTTCGACTCAGGGTTGTTCGACCTCGACGCCGACGCGTTCCGACCGGAACGTTCGTCGTTCGTGCACACAAACTGCGAGAAGGGCAAGCGCAGCGACGCCGTGCCCGCGAGGTTCCTGCTCGCGTGCGAGAACGGGCACCTGGACGACTTCCCGTGGCATTGGTTCGTGCATGGCGGTCCGAGCGACTGCGGCGGCACACTGCGTTTTTTCGAGCGCGGCGCGTCGCTGCAGACGGAGAACTTGTGGGTGCGGTGCGACACGTGCGAAGCCGCGAAGTCCCTCGCGCACGCGTTTGGCGAGGAAGGCCGGCGCGCGCTGCCCGCGTGTCGCGGTCGACATCCGCACTTGGATCGGTACGAGGACGGGTGTGAAGCGCGGCCGCGCGCCGTGGTGCTCGGCGCGACGAACACGTGGTTTCCGGTGACGCTGTCCGCCCTCGCGATCCCACTGGCCGAGGACAAGCTCGGACAGTTCGTCGAAGACGCGTGGGAAGACCTCAAGGACGCGGAGGATGCCAGCGAACTGCGTGGTGTGCTGAAGACGTTGCGCAAGCGTGGGCACTTCCCGGCGCTCGACGCTTTGACGACCGAGGAGGTGTGGGACGCGGTCGAGCGCAAGCGGTCCGGGGCGAGCACCGCGACGTCCGACGCCGCGTCGACCGAGGACATGAAGCGGCCTGAGTGGACGGTCCTCACGGCCGCCCCGGCGGCGTCCTCGTGGCCGCACTTCCTCTCCGAGCGCGTCGACGTGCCGACGGCGTTCGCGTCGACGATCGCGTCGGTGTCGCTCGTGAAGCGTCTGCGTGAAGTCAACGCGCTGCTCGGCTTCACGCGCGTCGACTCGCCGGAGGAGGTGCTGGACGTCGGCGCGCGCGACCGTGTCGCGTCGCTGACGGCCGCGCGCCCTCGCTGGGTGCCGGCGTCCGAAGTGCACGGCGAAGGCGTGTTCGTGCGTTTCGACGAGGCGGAACTGCGCAGGTGGGAAGCGCGTCCGGCAGTGCGCGAACGCGACGAGCGCTTGCGGCGCGGGCATCGAGGATGGCGCGCGAGCCGCGACCTTCCGCCCGACGCGCACTACCCAGGCGTGCGGTACGCGATGCTGCACTCGCTCGCGCACCTGCTGATTCGGGAGTTCGCGTTGGAGTGCGGGTACGGCGCGGCGAGCATTCGCGAACGCGTGTACGCCGACGCGGACGCGGCCAGTCCCATGGGAGGCTTCTTGCTGTACACGGCCGCGGCGGACGCGGACGGCACGCTCGGCGGGCTCGTCGAGCTCGGCAAGCCCGAGAACCTCGGGCGGGTGCTCGCCCAAGCGCTGCGGCGCGCGCGCGTGTGCTCGTCGGACCCGTTGTGCTCCGAGCACGACCCCGGTCAGGATCGCTCCTTGCACGCCGCGGCGTGCCACGCGTGCGAATTCGTCGCCGAGACGTCGTGCGAGCGCGGCAACCGCTACTTGGACCGCGCGTTGCTCGTGCCGACTTTCGAGTGCGTGGACGCCGCGTTCTTCGGAAGAGCGTGA